A window of the Cicer arietinum cultivar CDC Frontier isolate Library 1 chromosome 6, Cicar.CDCFrontier_v2.0, whole genome shotgun sequence genome harbors these coding sequences:
- the LOC101493924 gene encoding cytokinin dehydrogenase 6-like isoform X2, with the protein MKHHPISLFGQHNIFFLKFFIILFLSCIATRFNFCLSNIPSSLKTLPLVGHLSFDELSLTKASRDFGNRYQYHPMAILYPNSVSDIANTIKHIWNMGHSSHLTVAARGHGHSLSGQAQTHGGIVINMESLKVYEMNVDVIGNDSPYIDVSGGELWINILHESLRYGLTPRSWTDYLHLTVGGTLSNAGVSGQAFKHGPQISNVQQLEIVTGTGEVVNCSKDQNGELFHSVLGGLGQFGIITRARILLEPAPSMVKWIRVLYSDFTAFTNDQERLISEENAFDYIEGFVIINRTGLLNNWRSSFNPQDPLQATHFKSDGKTLFCLELAKYFNFQEMDIVNQEVERHLSHLNYIQSTLFQTEVTYVEFLDRVHVSEIKLRSKGGTIEHLLLFQMKIFST; encoded by the exons ATGAAACACCACCCAATTAGCCTATTTGGACAacacaacattttttttctcaaattcttCATTATCTTGTTCCTTAGTTGTATAGCCACAAGATTCAACTTTTGTCTTTCCAACATCCCTTCATCACTAAAAACACTtccacttgtaggacatttgaGTTTTGATGAACTTAGCCTTACCAAAGCATCAAGAGATTTTGGCAATAGGTACCAATATCATCCAATGGCAATTTTGTATCCAAATTCAGTTTCTGACATTGCAAACACAATAAAACATATATGGAACATGGGACATAGCTCTCATCTTACTGTTGCAGCAAGAGGACATGGACATTCACTTTCAGGACAAGCACAAACTCATGGAGGAATTGTGATTAACATGGAATCACTTAAGGTTTATGAAATGAATGTAGATGTTATAGGGAATGATTCTCCTTATATTGATGTCTCAGGTGGTGAGTTGTGGATAAATATCTTGCATGAGAGTTTAAGATATGGGTTGACACCTAGATCATGGACAGATTATTTGCATTTAACAGTTGGTGGTACTCTTTCAAATGCTGGTGTAAGTGGACAAGCTTTTAAGCATGGTCCTCAGATAAGTAATGTTCAGCAACTAGAGATTGTTACAG GAACAGGGGAAGTGGTAAACTGTTCTAAGGATCAGAATGGAGAACTCTTTCACAGTGTTCTTGGAGGACTTGGTCAATTTGGCATTATAACAAGGGCAAGAATTCTCCTTGAACCAGCCCCTTCAATG GTAAAATGGATTAGAGTGCTATATTCAGATTTCACAGCATTTACTAATGATCAAGAGAGATTAATATCTGAAGAAAATGCATTTGATTACATTGAAGGATTTGTAATAATAAACAGAACTGGTCTACTAAATAACTGGAGATCATCTTTCAACCCACAAGACCCTCTTCAAGCAACTCATTTTAAATCAGATGGAAAAACTCTCTTCTGCCTTGAATTGGCCAAATACTTCAATTTCCAAGAAATGGATATAGTAAATCAG gAAGTTGAGAGACATTTGTCACATTTAAACTATATCCAATCAACCCTTTTTCAAACAGAAGTTACATATGTAGAGTTCTTAGACAGAGTGCATGTATCTGAGATCAAATTGCGTTCAAAAG